In Flammeovirgaceae bacterium 311, one DNA window encodes the following:
- a CDS encoding glucose-methanol-choline oxidoreductase (COG2303 Choline dehydrogenase and related flavoproteins), producing the protein MSQKTDFDYIVIGSGFGGSVAALRLSEKGYKVAVMEMGRRWTPDSLPKSNWSLSRWLWYPGLALRGFFRMRLFRHMLVLHGCAVGGGSITYASTLLRPKGSIWRSGSWAGLAPWEQEMDTHYATASRMLGVTENKILGPADELLRQAAEAIGRGNTFYRTSVGVFQETDGAPGGNTYPDPYFGGEGPERTTCTGCGGCMMGCRHGAKNTLDLNYLYLAEKRGAHIFPETKVVDVKPLGNKADGSEGYQVTTESSTSFFRKNRKTFSCRGVVFSASALGTMELLFQLKDKGSLPRISSKLGSYVRTNCESLIGVRTAGKVDYSRGVAIGSGIYIDDHTHIEATRYPSGSDAMSLMTTLLTIGRPDPSRILVLLKNLLLSFLRHPVKTFRVLQPAGWARQSVIMLCMQALEGHINMRYKRSWYWPFAKSMQSSGHKIPTFIPEANDFAQKLSALSGGTAMSMVSEILFNIPSTAHILGGCVMAQSATAGVIDHRHRVFGYKNMYVCDGSVVSANLGVNPSLSITALSERAMSFLPPAPENSWTDTAGAAGVEKDLLTSETASATGIKTTSH; encoded by the coding sequence ATGAGCCAGAAAACAGACTTTGATTATATCGTGATCGGATCAGGTTTTGGTGGCAGTGTAGCTGCCTTGCGCCTGAGCGAAAAAGGCTATAAGGTAGCCGTAATGGAAATGGGCCGCCGCTGGACACCCGATAGCTTACCCAAAAGCAACTGGTCGCTCTCCCGCTGGCTTTGGTACCCCGGGCTGGCATTGCGGGGCTTTTTTCGCATGCGGCTTTTCAGGCACATGCTGGTACTGCATGGCTGTGCCGTTGGAGGCGGTTCTATTACCTATGCCAGCACCCTGCTACGGCCAAAAGGCAGTATCTGGCGCAGTGGCAGCTGGGCAGGCCTGGCACCCTGGGAGCAAGAAATGGATACCCACTACGCCACCGCCAGCCGAATGCTGGGGGTTACCGAAAATAAAATTCTGGGCCCTGCCGACGAGTTGCTCAGGCAGGCTGCCGAAGCCATAGGCCGGGGCAATACCTTCTACCGCACCAGTGTGGGCGTATTTCAGGAAACAGATGGAGCTCCCGGCGGCAATACCTATCCCGATCCATATTTTGGCGGCGAAGGCCCCGAGCGCACCACCTGCACGGGCTGCGGTGGCTGCATGATGGGCTGCCGGCATGGCGCTAAAAATACACTGGACCTCAACTACCTCTACCTGGCCGAAAAGCGTGGCGCTCACATTTTTCCTGAAACAAAAGTAGTAGATGTAAAGCCTCTCGGCAATAAAGCAGACGGCAGCGAGGGATACCAGGTAACCACCGAAAGCTCCACTTCCTTTTTCAGGAAAAACAGGAAAACCTTTAGCTGCAGGGGAGTAGTATTTTCGGCCTCTGCACTAGGCACCATGGAACTGCTGTTTCAGCTGAAAGACAAAGGATCACTGCCCCGCATAAGCTCTAAGCTGGGCAGCTATGTGCGTACCAACTGCGAATCGCTGATTGGTGTACGCACGGCAGGCAAGGTTGATTACAGCAGGGGCGTTGCCATTGGCTCGGGCATTTACATCGATGATCACACCCACATCGAAGCTACCCGCTATCCATCCGGCTCCGACGCCATGAGTCTGATGACCACCCTGCTTACCATTGGCAGGCCTGATCCTTCGCGTATTCTGGTGCTGCTCAAAAACCTGCTCCTCTCCTTTCTTCGCCATCCGGTTAAAACCTTTCGTGTGCTGCAGCCAGCCGGCTGGGCCAGGCAGTCGGTCATTATGTTATGCATGCAGGCGCTGGAAGGGCACATTAACATGCGCTATAAACGCAGCTGGTACTGGCCTTTTGCCAAAAGCATGCAAAGCAGCGGCCACAAAATACCCACCTTTATTCCGGAAGCCAATGATTTTGCCCAAAAGCTTTCGGCGCTGAGCGGTGGCACTGCCATGAGCATGGTATCTGAAATCCTCTTTAATATTCCCAGCACAGCACACATCCTTGGGGGCTGTGTAATGGCCCAATCTGCAACAGCAGGAGTGATTGACCACCGGCACCGGGTGTTTGGTTATAAAAATATGTATGTTTGCGATGGCTCTGTGGTATCGGCCAATTTGGGAGTAAATCCAAGCCTTTCCATTACCGCCCTTAGCGAACGAGCCATGAGCTTTTTGCCCCCTGCCCCGGAAAACAGCTGGACTGATACTGCCGGTGCTGCAGGCGTAGAAAAAGATCTTTTAACAAGTGAAACGGCATCGGCCACTGGAATAAAAACCACTAGTCATTGA
- a CDS encoding major facilitator superfamily protein (COG0477 Permeases of the major facilitator superfamily) translates to MTSTITTNYTTPSRILPVIVISQVAGTSLWFAGNAVMASLQQELALPVSALGHVTSAVQIGFILGTLAFAILTIADRFSPSKVFFSCALLGAFANIGVLLAEGFFSLLLLRLLTGFFLAGIYPVGMKIAADWHEKGLGRALGYLVGALVLGTASPHLLKALTGALPWRWVFLLTSGFAVLGGILMLLFVPDGPFRQKSQGFDPRSLLRVFSNRAFRSAAFGYFGHMWELYAFWAFMPLMLLAYKNQQAGVLPNISLLSFAIIAVGCLACIWGGYISQTIGSNKVAFRALLVSFCCCLLSPLLFQAPPPLFLAFLLLWGMVVVADSPQFSAMVAQNAPKEATGTALTIVNCLGFTITILSIQLMNLLDNWVTAEYRFMLLAIGPLLGLVALKKDAKP, encoded by the coding sequence TTGACCTCCACCATCACCACCAACTACACTACCCCTTCGCGCATTCTTCCAGTTATCGTTATCTCTCAGGTAGCGGGCACATCGCTCTGGTTTGCAGGTAATGCAGTTATGGCCAGCCTGCAGCAGGAGCTGGCACTGCCTGTCTCTGCACTGGGGCATGTTACCAGCGCTGTACAGATTGGGTTTATACTAGGCACGCTGGCCTTTGCCATCCTTACCATTGCCGACCGCTTTTCTCCCTCGAAGGTTTTCTTTAGCTGCGCACTTTTAGGGGCATTTGCCAACATAGGTGTACTCCTGGCAGAGGGATTCTTTTCTTTACTGCTGCTGCGCCTGCTCACCGGATTTTTCCTGGCCGGCATTTATCCTGTAGGGATGAAAATAGCCGCCGACTGGCACGAGAAGGGGCTGGGAAGAGCCTTAGGATATCTGGTAGGAGCACTGGTGCTGGGTACTGCTTCGCCGCACCTGCTAAAAGCCCTTACCGGTGCTTTACCCTGGCGATGGGTGTTTTTACTCACTTCTGGCTTTGCGGTACTGGGAGGAATCCTGATGCTGCTGTTCGTTCCAGATGGCCCCTTTCGCCAAAAGAGCCAGGGTTTTGACCCCAGATCATTGCTGCGGGTTTTCAGTAACAGAGCTTTTCGTTCTGCTGCTTTTGGATATTTTGGGCATATGTGGGAGTTGTATGCATTCTGGGCCTTTATGCCCCTGATGCTCCTGGCTTATAAAAATCAGCAGGCAGGCGTGCTGCCAAACATATCGCTGCTTTCATTTGCAATCATAGCTGTTGGCTGCCTTGCCTGTATCTGGGGGGGCTATATCTCCCAAACAATCGGAAGTAACAAGGTAGCCTTCCGGGCACTGCTGGTTTCATTCTGCTGCTGCCTGCTTTCCCCGCTTCTGTTTCAGGCACCGCCACCCCTCTTTTTGGCCTTTTTGTTACTCTGGGGCATGGTGGTAGTGGCAGATTCTCCTCAGTTCTCGGCAATGGTAGCCCAAAATGCACCTAAAGAAGCTACAGGTACAGCGCTTACAATTGTAAATTGCCTGGGCTTTACCATTACCATCCTGAGCATACAGCTCATGAACCTGCTCGACAACTGGGTAACAGCAGAATACCGCTTTATGCTTTTAGCCATAGGCCCTCTCCTTGGCCTGGTTGCCCTAAAAAAAGATGCAAAGCCTTAA
- a CDS encoding hypothetical protein (COG2202 FOG: PAS/PAC domain), with protein MQEYAISLPREDVRLLEALAMEKGWRHSWNFEEKIFRQKKTILVTDTNQQIVFASNSLYEMAGYFPTEVLGKTPHLFQGPETSTEVKAHIRNAIVQQQPFTGTLTNYKKNKSLYNCSIEGFPVFNKKGELMNYIAFETALP; from the coding sequence ATGCAGGAATATGCCATAAGCCTACCCAGAGAAGATGTTCGCCTGCTGGAGGCGCTGGCTATGGAAAAGGGCTGGAGGCACAGCTGGAATTTTGAAGAAAAGATATTTCGGCAGAAAAAAACCATTCTGGTTACAGATACTAATCAGCAGATCGTATTTGCCAGTAACAGCCTCTATGAGATGGCAGGCTATTTTCCAACAGAAGTTTTAGGCAAAACACCTCATCTGTTTCAGGGGCCGGAAACCAGCACAGAAGTTAAAGCACATATACGAAATGCCATTGTGCAGCAACAGCCTTTTACTGGCACCCTTACCAATTACAAAAAGAACAAATCGCTTTACAACTGCTCCATAGAAGGCTTTCCTGTGTTCAATAAAAAGGGAGAGCTTATGAACTATATTGCCTTTGAGACAGCACTGCCCTGA
- a CDS encoding acyl-CoA hydrolase (COG1607 Acyl-CoA hydrolase), which translates to MAGRIQKSAIGKTRLKVQVDIFNEKLHPFHREKALSCTSTFVAIDKNKTPLKAF; encoded by the coding sequence ATGGCTGGCAGAATACAAAAGAGTGCTATTGGCAAAACCAGGCTGAAAGTGCAGGTAGATATATTTAATGAAAAATTACATCCTTTCCACAGGGAGAAAGCACTAAGCTGCACTTCTACATTTGTAGCGATTGATAAAAACAAAACACCACTTAAGGCCTTTTAA
- a CDS encoding chaperone protein DnaJ (COG0484 DnaJ-class molecular chaperone with C-terminal Zn finger domain), with amino-acid sequence MKDYYRILQIAPDASQEEVKKAYRRLAKVHHPDVAAIGKREVQEVFILELNEAYQTLRNPEKRSHYDWIRTYGDTSNSVTTSTIQNTSQRTRFNRRPFFKNPLDEQELVKPYLHYAYALSKIALVFCFLLFIDFLLPLRLQKDRAVYLTDVYSVQKGNTVHDHTKIETWSGKQVKVSKEAGMQFSSNPNMLVYKTRLFSKARYVTSVLKRETRYLIGRSIYGNFIFLPLILLLTAFLGSIKRFTPELDFSLGLVSGVLMLICTGLLLV; translated from the coding sequence ATGAAAGACTACTACAGAATACTTCAAATCGCTCCGGACGCATCTCAGGAAGAGGTTAAGAAAGCATACAGACGTCTGGCGAAGGTACACCACCCCGATGTTGCGGCTATTGGCAAACGTGAAGTACAGGAAGTATTTATTCTGGAATTGAACGAAGCATACCAAACACTTCGCAATCCGGAAAAACGTTCTCATTACGACTGGATCAGAACCTACGGAGATACCAGTAATTCAGTAACTACTTCCACCATACAAAATACTTCTCAGCGGACCCGTTTTAACCGAAGACCCTTTTTTAAAAATCCTTTGGATGAACAGGAGCTGGTGAAGCCCTATTTACATTACGCTTATGCCCTTAGTAAAATAGCACTGGTATTCTGTTTTTTGCTATTCATTGACTTTTTACTTCCTCTGCGCCTGCAAAAAGACCGGGCTGTGTATCTCACAGATGTTTACTCCGTTCAAAAAGGCAATACTGTTCATGATCATACAAAAATCGAAACCTGGTCGGGTAAACAGGTAAAAGTATCCAAAGAGGCTGGCATGCAGTTTTCCAGTAATCCCAACATGCTGGTTTACAAAACGCGTCTTTTCTCTAAAGCCCGCTACGTTACCTCAGTGCTGAAGCGGGAAACCCGCTATCTTATTGGACGTTCTATTTACGGTAACTTTATTTTTCTACCCCTTATTCTGCTCTTAACTGCTTTTCTGGGTAGCATTAAACGCTTTACACCTGAACTTGATTTTTCGCTCGGGCTTGTATCTGGTGTACTCATGCTGATTTGCACAGGCCTGCTACTGGTTTAA
- a CDS encoding riboflavin biosynthesis protein RibD (COG0117 Pyrimidine deaminase), with translation MQRALELARLGLGYASPNPMVGCVVVHQERIIGEGWHRQYGGPHAEVNAVESVADKSLLPQSTVYVSLEPCNHWGKTPPCTDLLLQHKPKRVVICNTDSNPRAAGGLQRLQAAGIEVEAGLLEKDGRWLNRRFFTVVEKKRPYIILKWAQTADGFMARSDYSSKWISNAYARQLVHKWRSEEDAILVGSNTARYDNPQLTNRDWPGYPRQPLRVVIDRQLLLHQNLHLFDASYPSICYNLKEDREAPNLTFRQLAADNFLEHLLEDLKGRGVQSVLIEGGPRLFTQLFELGLWDEIRMFVAPHSFGSGIAAPHPQGYLLKKEVLDDNELQWRVRQPW, from the coding sequence ATGCAAAGGGCACTGGAGCTGGCCAGGCTTGGCCTGGGCTACGCAAGCCCCAACCCTATGGTGGGCTGTGTGGTGGTACACCAGGAACGTATTATTGGCGAAGGCTGGCACCGCCAGTACGGCGGCCCCCATGCCGAGGTAAATGCTGTTGAGAGCGTGGCCGATAAAAGCCTGCTGCCCCAAAGCACCGTTTATGTAAGCCTGGAGCCCTGCAACCACTGGGGCAAAACACCGCCCTGCACCGATCTGCTGCTTCAGCACAAGCCAAAAAGGGTGGTAATCTGCAATACCGATTCCAATCCCCGTGCAGCCGGTGGCCTGCAGCGGCTACAGGCAGCCGGCATTGAGGTAGAAGCCGGGCTGCTTGAAAAAGACGGCCGATGGCTTAACCGTCGCTTCTTTACCGTTGTAGAAAAAAAACGTCCCTATATTATCTTAAAATGGGCCCAGACGGCCGATGGCTTCATGGCCCGCAGCGACTACAGCAGCAAATGGATCAGCAATGCCTATGCCCGTCAGCTGGTGCACAAATGGCGGAGCGAGGAAGATGCCATCCTGGTAGGCAGTAACACAGCCCGCTACGATAATCCGCAGCTCACTAACCGCGACTGGCCCGGTTACCCGCGCCAGCCCCTGCGTGTGGTGATAGACCGACAACTTTTACTGCACCAAAACCTGCACCTGTTCGACGCATCTTACCCCAGTATTTGCTATAACCTGAAAGAAGATCGAGAAGCTCCGAATTTAACGTTTCGGCAGCTAGCTGCAGATAATTTCCTGGAGCACCTGCTCGAAGATCTTAAAGGGCGTGGGGTACAGTCTGTTCTGATAGAAGGAGGACCCCGGCTGTTTACCCAATTGTTTGAACTGGGGCTTTGGGATGAAATACGTATGTTCGTAGCTCCACATTCCTTTGGCAGCGGCATAGCTGCGCCCCACCCCCAGGGCTATCTGTTAAAAAAAGAAGTTCTGGATGATAATGAGCTTCAATGGCGGGTACGGCAGCCCTGGTAA
- a CDS encoding Microtubule-severing ATPase (COG0457 FOG: TPR repeat), which yields MDEMIKNLEEALLVSPDNLPLRRMLARKFAETGNAAKAEEHWKIVLEQQPGDRDAQLGLAQACYALQKYSTALVVLEEMAANNPPLEAMLLYAKALIKDGDLLKARDVYAEVLVQNSEMQDAELDAQFRQAAAFEAESSTAEAEDNRVERPRITFEDVGGMEAVKEEIELKIIRPLQHPELYKAYGKKIGGGILLYGPPGCGKTYLARATAGQVKARFINVGINDVLDMWIGNSEKNLHQLFELARAHKPCVLFFDEVDALGASRSDMRQSSGRNLINQFLSELDGLESDNEGVLVLGATNAPWHLDAAFRRPGRFDRIIFVAPPDAAGRATILQLLLRDKPTQQLDLQAVAKKTENYSGADLQALVDICIEQKLRQSFRTGVPEPISTRDLLEAAGKHRASTQEWFNTARNYALYANQTGLYDDILEYLRIKK from the coding sequence ATGGATGAAATGATTAAAAACCTGGAAGAAGCGCTTCTGGTATCGCCCGATAACCTGCCGCTGAGGCGTATGCTGGCCCGGAAGTTTGCTGAAACAGGTAATGCTGCCAAAGCCGAAGAGCACTGGAAGATTGTACTGGAGCAGCAGCCCGGCGACAGGGACGCACAACTGGGATTAGCCCAGGCTTGCTATGCCCTGCAGAAATACTCTACGGCACTGGTGGTACTGGAAGAAATGGCCGCTAACAACCCTCCGCTGGAGGCTATGCTACTATACGCCAAAGCCCTTATAAAAGATGGCGACCTGCTGAAAGCCCGCGATGTATATGCCGAAGTGCTGGTGCAAAATTCAGAGATGCAGGATGCAGAGCTGGATGCTCAGTTCAGGCAGGCAGCAGCCTTTGAAGCTGAAAGCTCAACAGCCGAAGCCGAAGACAACAGGGTGGAGCGGCCCAGGATCACCTTTGAGGATGTGGGCGGCATGGAAGCCGTAAAGGAAGAAATTGAGCTGAAGATCATTCGTCCGTTGCAGCACCCCGAGCTTTACAAGGCGTATGGCAAGAAAATAGGCGGTGGCATACTGCTCTATGGCCCTCCCGGCTGCGGTAAAACCTACCTGGCACGCGCCACTGCCGGCCAGGTAAAGGCACGTTTTATTAATGTAGGCATCAATGATGTGCTGGACATGTGGATTGGCAACAGCGAAAAAAACCTGCACCAGCTTTTTGAATTAGCCCGTGCCCATAAACCCTGCGTGCTTTTTTTTGATGAAGTAGATGCCCTGGGCGCCAGCCGTTCCGATATGCGGCAATCTTCCGGACGTAACCTCATTAACCAGTTTCTTTCTGAACTGGATGGGCTGGAGAGCGATAACGAAGGCGTGCTGGTACTGGGAGCCACCAACGCACCCTGGCACCTGGATGCTGCCTTCAGGCGGCCGGGCCGTTTTGACCGAATTATTTTTGTAGCGCCGCCCGATGCAGCCGGCCGTGCTACCATTCTGCAACTGCTGCTGCGCGACAAACCGACCCAGCAGCTCGATCTGCAGGCGGTAGCCAAAAAAACAGAAAACTATTCCGGCGCAGACCTGCAGGCCCTGGTTGACATTTGCATAGAGCAAAAGCTGCGGCAATCTTTCCGCACCGGCGTACCTGAGCCCATCAGCACCCGCGATCTTCTGGAAGCAGCAGGCAAACACAGGGCCAGCACCCAGGAGTGGTTCAACACTGCCCGCAATTATGCACTTTATGCCAACCAAACCGGCCTTTACGATGATATTTTAGAGTATTTACGCATTAAGAAATAA
- a CDS encoding hypothetical protein (COG0457 FOG: TPR repeat), whose amino-acid sequence MELKLHPALQRAQLLAEHKRFAEAEREIRQLLAETPDHVYALYILAEILLEQERLADAEETVHQILHLEPASAPSHYLHARLLSAQDQPKKAIEAIQQAISLDPADPDYHGIHAIILFSDRQHNAALEAAERGLSFDPEHINCLNVRSRVLFKLGRKQEAVQTIDKALEQDPDNAITHANYGWAWLEKNDPKQALEHFRASLQLDPTLIYAKEGMTEALKGRYWIYRQYLRYAFWIGSQSKRNQWIFLIGLYVAFRFLRSAADANESLAPFLMPLIVLYILFAFSSWLLGPLGNLFLMLNPYGRYALSESDRRTATYVGSALAVSVAAFMGWAIMGNEGLMALGFLGFSMMVPLGSMHHPDKPKDRRFLTIYTLGLLLVGIGAVGISLLDNSLTNGLSFIYLLGFMAYQWVANAKIMQ is encoded by the coding sequence ATGGAATTAAAGCTGCACCCGGCGCTGCAACGCGCACAACTACTTGCCGAGCACAAACGTTTTGCCGAAGCCGAGCGGGAAATCCGCCAGCTGCTGGCAGAAACACCCGACCATGTGTACGCCCTGTACATACTGGCAGAAATACTGCTGGAGCAGGAAAGGCTGGCCGATGCCGAAGAAACAGTGCACCAGATTCTGCACCTGGAACCTGCCAGCGCGCCAAGCCACTACCTGCACGCCAGGCTGTTATCAGCACAGGATCAGCCTAAAAAGGCCATAGAAGCCATTCAACAGGCCATTAGCCTGGATCCCGCCGATCCAGACTACCACGGTATCCATGCCATTATCCTGTTCAGCGACCGCCAGCACAATGCAGCACTGGAGGCAGCCGAAAGGGGCTTGAGCTTTGATCCGGAGCACATTAACTGCCTGAATGTACGCTCCAGGGTGCTCTTCAAGCTGGGGCGCAAGCAGGAGGCCGTACAAACCATCGATAAGGCCCTTGAACAGGATCCCGACAATGCCATTACCCATGCCAACTACGGCTGGGCCTGGCTGGAAAAAAACGATCCAAAGCAGGCACTGGAGCATTTCCGGGCTTCGCTTCAGCTGGACCCAACCTTGATCTATGCAAAAGAAGGCATGACAGAAGCTCTGAAGGGGCGCTACTGGATATACCGCCAGTACCTGCGCTATGCTTTCTGGATTGGCAGCCAGAGCAAAAGAAACCAGTGGATATTCCTGATAGGCCTCTATGTTGCTTTCAGGTTCCTTAGGTCGGCGGCAGATGCAAACGAATCCCTGGCTCCCTTCCTGATGCCGCTGATAGTCCTGTACATCCTGTTTGCTTTTTCCTCCTGGCTGCTGGGGCCGTTAGGCAACCTCTTCCTGATGCTGAACCCTTATGGCCGCTATGCCCTTTCCGAAAGCGACAGGCGTACTGCCACTTATGTAGGCAGTGCATTAGCCGTTTCTGTAGCAGCCTTTATGGGCTGGGCCATCATGGGCAATGAAGGTTTAATGGCCCTTGGCTTTCTTGGATTCAGCATGATGGTGCCGCTGGGCTCCATGCATCATCCTGATAAACCAAAAGACAGGCGATTCTTAACCATCTACACCCTTGGCCTGCTGTTGGTAGGTATAGGTGCTGTAGGGATTTCGTTGCTGGATAACAGCCTCACTAATGGTTTATCTTTTATATACCTGTTAGGCTTTATGGCCTACCAATGGGTGGCCAATGCAAAAATTATGCAGTAA
- a CDS encoding GAF domain-containing protein (COG1956 GAF domain-containing protein) has product MAEELYISETATRAEKYESLLPQIQALTTGESDLYANLANTAAALHQAFGFFWVGFYLVKEEELVLGPFQGPIACTRIRKGKGVCGGSWERKETILVPDVEQFPGHIACSSASRSEIVIPGFKGGEVALVLDVDSDQLNDFSETDQKYLEQLMRLVEQWF; this is encoded by the coding sequence ATGGCAGAAGAACTCTATATATCCGAAACAGCTACCAGGGCTGAAAAATATGAATCACTCCTTCCGCAGATCCAGGCACTAACCACTGGCGAAAGCGATCTGTATGCTAATCTGGCAAATACAGCGGCAGCGCTGCACCAGGCTTTTGGCTTTTTCTGGGTGGGATTTTACCTGGTAAAGGAGGAGGAACTGGTGCTGGGTCCTTTCCAGGGACCCATTGCCTGCACCCGTATCCGCAAGGGCAAGGGGGTATGCGGCGGCAGCTGGGAGCGCAAAGAAACCATACTGGTGCCCGATGTTGAGCAGTTTCCGGGCCATATAGCCTGCAGCAGCGCCAGCCGCAGCGAAATTGTAATACCCGGTTTTAAAGGAGGCGAAGTGGCTTTGGTGCTGGATGTGGACAGCGATCAACTCAACGACTTCAGCGAAACCGACCAGAAATACCTGGAACAGCTCATGCGTCTTGTGGAGCAGTGGTTCTAA
- the ruvB gene encoding Holliday junction DNA helicase RuvB (COG2255 Holliday junction resolvasome, helicase subunit): MREDYLSGDREALSQGERDIERALRPLSFEDFTGQEKILENLRIFVQAAKKRQEPLDHVLLHGPPGLGKTTLSHIIANELGSNIKITSGPVLDKPGDLAGLLTNLEQGDVLFIDEIHRLNAVVEEYLYSAMEDYKIDIMLDSGPNARSVQISLNPFTLIGATTRSGLLTAPLRARFSINSRLEYYDAKLLTTIVHRSSSILNTPIDDDAAYEIARRSRGTPRIANNLLRRTRDFAQIKGNGTITRAIAKMALNALDVDEHGLDEMDNRILQTIIQKFKGGPVGLSTIATAVGDEAETIEEVYEPFLIQEGYIKRTSRGRQATEQAYRHLGIVPPSQMGGLFEGMG, from the coding sequence ATGCGAGAAGATTATTTGAGTGGCGATAGAGAAGCACTATCCCAGGGAGAACGAGATATAGAAAGAGCTTTACGGCCGCTGTCGTTTGAGGATTTTACCGGTCAGGAAAAGATCCTGGAAAACCTGCGCATTTTTGTGCAGGCGGCAAAGAAACGCCAGGAACCTCTGGACCACGTGCTGCTGCACGGCCCTCCCGGTCTGGGTAAAACCACGCTTTCGCACATTATTGCCAACGAGCTGGGCTCTAACATCAAGATCACCAGCGGGCCGGTACTGGATAAGCCTGGCGATCTGGCAGGTTTGCTTACCAACCTGGAGCAGGGCGATGTGCTGTTCATTGATGAGATTCACCGCCTGAACGCCGTGGTAGAAGAGTACCTCTACTCGGCAATGGAAGATTATAAGATTGATATTATGCTGGACAGTGGCCCCAATGCCCGCAGCGTACAAATCAGCCTGAACCCTTTTACCCTTATTGGTGCCACCACCCGCTCCGGCCTGCTAACGGCACCACTGCGGGCACGTTTTAGCATTAACTCTCGCCTGGAGTACTACGATGCCAAGCTGCTCACCACCATTGTGCATCGTTCTTCCAGCATCCTGAATACCCCTATCGACGATGATGCTGCCTATGAAATTGCCCGCCGCAGCCGTGGTACCCCGCGTATTGCCAATAACCTGCTGCGCCGTACCCGCGATTTTGCCCAGATAAAAGGCAACGGCACCATTACCCGTGCCATTGCTAAAATGGCCCTTAATGCGCTGGATGTAGATGAGCATGGTCTGGACGAAATGGATAACCGTATCCTGCAGACCATTATCCAGAAATTTAAAGGCGGACCTGTTGGCCTTAGCACCATTGCCACCGCTGTGGGCGATGAGGCCGAAACCATTGAAGAAGTGTATGAGCCTTTCCTGATCCAGGAAGGCTATATCAAGCGTACCAGCCGTGGCCGACAGGCTACCGAACAGGCATACCGCCACCTGGGTATTGTACCCCCCTCACAAATGGGTGGTTTGTTTGAAGGCATGGGATAG
- a CDS encoding hypothetical protein (COG2388 Predicted acetyltransferase), protein MHVTLNPIIFMPEQNDKVVHLPEQNMFVIELEGEKAYLEYEQAKDGTFMIMHTEVPPAHGGKGHAASLAEAALLYAEETNMKVMPYCTYMATYLRRHQERYKDLASPEFNF, encoded by the coding sequence ATGCATGTAACCCTAAACCCGATTATTTTTATGCCTGAACAAAACGATAAAGTTGTACACCTGCCCGAGCAGAACATGTTTGTGATAGAGCTGGAAGGGGAGAAGGCTTACCTGGAGTATGAGCAGGCTAAAGATGGTACTTTTATGATCATGCATACCGAGGTGCCGCCAGCACATGGAGGAAAAGGCCATGCCGCAAGCCTGGCAGAAGCAGCTCTTTTGTATGCAGAAGAAACCAACATGAAAGTAATGCCCTACTGCACCTACATGGCAACTTATCTGCGCCGGCACCAGGAGCGTTACAAGGACCTGGCATCGCCTGAATTTAATTTCTGA